The following proteins are encoded in a genomic region of Methylococcales bacterium:
- a CDS encoding heme lyase CcmF/NrfE family subunit: MIPEIGEFALILSMCLSAVLAVVPLYGTMTHNPLWMNYGKPLVKGQFLFLSISMICLGYSFSIDDFSVAYVANHSNSQLPMQFKISAIWGGHEGSLLLWAFILSGWTLAVSFFSRTLPLDMLARVLSVMGMIAVGFISFLLFTSSPFGRYLPRFPKDGADLNPLLQDFGLIVHPPMLYMGYVGFSVAFAFAIAALLSGRLDSSWAKWSRPWTNIAWAFLAGGITLGSWWAYYELGWGGWWFWDPVENASLMPWLVGTALVHSLAVTEKRGVFKSWTVLLAIFAFSLSLLGTFLVRSGVLTSVHAFASDPERGLFILVLLVISIGGSLTLYAFKAPNVKSEAKFTIASRETLILINNVFLTVMAMTVFLGTLYPLLLDALGGGKISVGPPYFNAVFVPIMGLMTVSMGLSTVVRWRQSNTDTIIKILWKPLLASLVIGLVFPFLYGDGFNFSVFIGMSLSSWIISTTGLEFINKFQHSPSFWARLTKLSLSYYGMVLAHTGIAVVAIGITLVSVYSEERDIRMEIGDTVELSGYLFEFRGTKVIKGANYSADQGTLVVTKEGELITELHPEKRRYTVKRSMMTEADIDPNLWRDLYVALGEPLDDKGEAWAVRIHYKPFVRWLWLGGLLMTLGGLLTVADKRYRKQA, encoded by the coding sequence ATGATTCCAGAAATTGGTGAATTTGCACTCATCCTTTCGATGTGTTTATCAGCTGTTTTAGCGGTTGTTCCACTTTATGGCACCATGACCCATAACCCGTTATGGATGAACTATGGAAAACCATTAGTCAAAGGACAGTTTTTATTTTTAAGTATTAGCATGATTTGTTTAGGCTATTCCTTTTCAATTGATGATTTTTCAGTGGCTTATGTGGCTAATCATTCTAATAGCCAGCTCCCCATGCAATTTAAAATTAGTGCTATTTGGGGTGGACATGAAGGCTCCTTATTGCTCTGGGCTTTTATTTTAAGTGGTTGGACCTTGGCCGTCAGTTTTTTTAGTCGCACCTTACCCTTAGATATGCTCGCTCGCGTGTTGTCTGTCATGGGAATGATTGCGGTCGGTTTCATTTCTTTCTTACTCTTTACCTCCAGTCCTTTTGGTCGTTATTTACCCCGATTTCCAAAAGATGGGGCCGATTTAAACCCCTTATTACAAGATTTTGGGTTAATTGTACATCCGCCGATGCTTTATATGGGCTATGTGGGCTTTTCAGTTGCCTTTGCCTTTGCCATTGCGGCCTTACTCTCAGGACGTTTAGATTCATCGTGGGCAAAATGGTCGCGTCCGTGGACAAATATTGCGTGGGCCTTTTTAGCCGGCGGTATCACCCTAGGAAGTTGGTGGGCGTATTATGAACTAGGCTGGGGTGGCTGGTGGTTTTGGGATCCTGTTGAAAATGCGTCCTTAATGCCGTGGTTAGTCGGTACTGCACTGGTCCATTCATTAGCTGTAACCGAAAAACGGGGTGTTTTTAAAAGCTGGACAGTATTACTTGCTATTTTTGCTTTTTCCTTAAGTTTACTCGGCACCTTTTTAGTCCGCTCAGGCGTTTTAACCTCGGTTCATGCGTTTGCCTCTGATCCTGAACGCGGCTTATTTATTCTCGTTTTATTAGTGATAAGCATTGGCGGCTCGTTAACTTTATATGCCTTTAAAGCCCCGAATGTAAAAAGTGAAGCTAAATTCACAATCGCCTCGCGCGAAACCTTGATTCTGATTAATAATGTTTTTTTAACGGTCATGGCTATGACGGTTTTCTTAGGGACACTGTACCCTTTATTATTAGATGCACTGGGCGGTGGGAAAATTTCAGTCGGCCCTCCGTATTTTAATGCTGTTTTTGTACCAATCATGGGATTAATGACGGTTTCGATGGGGCTATCAACCGTGGTTCGATGGCGGCAAAGTAATACGGATACGATTATTAAAATTTTATGGAAACCCCTTCTAGCCAGTCTAGTCATCGGGCTTGTGTTTCCATTTCTTTATGGTGATGGCTTTAATTTTTCAGTCTTTATCGGGATGAGTCTCAGTAGTTGGATTATCTCAACAACGGGACTCGAATTTATTAATAAGTTTCAACATAGTCCATCATTTTGGGCACGATTAACGAAACTATCCTTAAGTTATTACGGAATGGTTTTAGCGCATACAGGAATTGCAGTCGTTGCCATTGGAATTACATTGGTTTCAGTCTACAGTGAAGAGCGTGACATCCGTATGGAAATAGGCGATACCGTCGAGCTTTCTGGCTATCTATTTGAATTTAGAGGGACGAAAGTTATAAAAGGTGCAAACTATAGTGCCGATCAAGGAACGTTAGTTGTGACAAAAGAGGGCGAGTTAATTACAGAACTACACCCTGAAAAACGTCGATATACCGTTAAACGTTCCATGATGACCGAAGCCGATATTGACCCTAATTTATGGCGTGATCTATACGTTGCTTTAGGCGAGCCTTTAGACGATAAAGGCGAAGCTTGGGCCGTTAGAATTCATTATAAACCATTTGTACGCTGGTTATGGTTAGGCGGGTTATTAATGACTTTAGGCGGGTTATTAACAGTTGCCGATAAACGTTACCGTAAACAAGCCTAA
- the trpC gene encoding indole-3-glycerol phosphate synthase TrpC, whose translation MTQPADILQKILTTKVDEIKTRKAKTPLDFLEDIARSIESPRGFAASLQAQAAKKKPAIIAEIKKASPSKGVIRENFQPVLIGQDYAMNGATCLSVLTDKTYFQGAEVYLQKVRESCPLPVIRKDFIIDPYQIHESRALGADCILLIVAALDDSQLIDLAQVTTGLGMDVLVEVHNAAELERALVLETPLVGVNNRNLKTFETRLQTTLDLKELIPNDRLLITESGIQTTEDVQLMLDHDIYSFLVGEAFMRASSPGAKMRELFAL comes from the coding sequence ATGACACAACCCGCTGACATTTTGCAAAAAATTCTTACGACTAAAGTTGACGAAATTAAAACGCGTAAAGCTAAAACGCCGCTTGATTTTTTAGAGGATATTGCACGTAGTATAGAATCTCCCCGTGGCTTTGCCGCCTCGTTACAAGCACAAGCGGCTAAGAAAAAACCCGCCATTATTGCTGAGATTAAAAAAGCCTCTCCGAGTAAAGGGGTGATTAGAGAAAATTTTCAGCCTGTTCTCATTGGGCAAGATTATGCCATGAATGGCGCAACTTGCCTTTCGGTGTTAACCGATAAGACCTATTTTCAAGGGGCTGAAGTTTATTTGCAAAAAGTGCGCGAAAGTTGTCCTTTACCCGTGATTCGGAAAGACTTTATTATTGATCCCTATCAAATTCATGAGTCACGGGCATTAGGAGCCGATTGTATTTTACTGATTGTGGCGGCATTAGACGATTCTCAGCTCATTGATTTAGCTCAAGTAACGACAGGATTGGGGATGGATGTTTTAGTTGAAGTTCATAATGCGGCAGAATTAGAGCGCGCCTTAGTGTTGGAGACCCCATTAGTTGGGGTGAATAATCGTAACTTGAAAACCTTTGAAACACGGTTGCAAACCACCTTAGATTTGAAAGAACTCATCCCAAACGACCGTTTACTGATTACTGAAAGTGGAATTCAGACCACAGAGGATGTCCAGTTGATGTTGGATCATGATATTTATAGTTTTTTAGTGGGAGAAGCGTTTATGCGTGCGAGTAGTCCAGGTGCAAAAATGCGTGAGTTATTTGCGTTATAG
- a CDS encoding group II truncated hemoglobin: MTTEQPTFYALIGGEKTILQLVTRFYFHMDSLPETTALRAIHAEDLTETRQKLFKFLSGWLGGPDLFVQEYGHPRLRRRHFPFAIGESERDQWMLCMNHALSDSGMTNELQLSLKQALQQLATHMINKNE, translated from the coding sequence ATGACAACAGAACAGCCCACCTTTTATGCCCTTATTGGGGGTGAAAAAACGATTCTTCAGTTAGTAACGCGTTTTTATTTTCACATGGATAGTTTGCCTGAAACCACGGCACTTCGGGCTATTCATGCCGAAGATTTAACGGAAACACGGCAAAAATTATTTAAATTTTTATCGGGATGGCTGGGTGGGCCTGATTTATTTGTTCAAGAATACGGCCATCCTCGCTTAAGGCGACGGCATTTCCCTTTTGCTATTGGTGAGTCAGAGCGTGATCAATGGATGCTTTGTATGAATCATGCATTAAGCGACAGTGGAATGACGAATGAATTACAGTTAAGTTTGAAGCAAGCCTTACAGCAACTAGCCACTCACATGATTAATAAAAACGAATAA
- a CDS encoding autotransporter assembly complex family protein: MITFVGCTTGIIQESNPYQVEIKGVADEDLNEKILSYSLMQKQQDSPPESSFVLTQRAKKDIPTFIKLLRSKAYYNAKITIKLDQKETPPRLIFKVNLGPQYALQSVVIHQNTDSLKKPTLKQINLTPDQPALTSTILAAEQKLLTYAKRQSYAFATLCPRKVVVNHDLKTVSVELCLKTGEQVFVGAVGFTGNQNIKADFLKKLIQWQQGTAYNQKTIDSQRLKLIDSRLFILARLKLATKADEDGYFPVTFELKERLPRTVSAGLRLTTDDELFLARFAWEHRNLWGQGEVIDAALKVSMIKSSLAASFRKPVFYHPNNTLIMDSEFISEDTDAFKSLRAEFAVAIEHQLTKKQRFNIGLAYQFSRVTEYNQISENFNLISLPIHFNGDFSDNFLEPTTGGRLSIDEQPFYNLGTGARFHKQKIRYRHYLSLTKSDNLIVAGRIIIGNIWGENLVNIPADLRYFAGGSDTVRGYSFQSLSPKDEQGRLIGGLSLFAFSIELRQWITENIGIVGFLDGGRAYADAYQNFADLKMGAGLGLRYKTPIGAIRFDLARPLNKRDEDDEFQLYMSIGHTF, translated from the coding sequence ATGATCACTTTTGTTGGCTGTACAACAGGAATAATCCAAGAAAGTAATCCCTATCAAGTTGAAATTAAGGGGGTTGCTGATGAGGATTTGAACGAAAAAATTTTAAGTTATTCGTTAATGCAGAAACAGCAAGATTCACCGCCTGAGAGTTCCTTTGTTTTAACGCAGCGGGCTAAAAAAGATATTCCTACCTTTATAAAGTTACTTCGTTCCAAGGCTTACTATAACGCTAAAATAACGATTAAATTAGATCAAAAAGAAACGCCGCCGCGTCTTATTTTTAAAGTTAACTTAGGGCCGCAATATGCCTTGCAATCCGTTGTTATTCATCAAAATACCGACTCGTTAAAAAAACCAACGCTTAAACAAATTAATTTAACCCCCGATCAACCTGCTTTAACGTCGACTATTTTAGCCGCTGAGCAAAAATTATTAACGTATGCTAAACGTCAATCTTACGCCTTTGCAACCTTATGTCCTCGAAAAGTTGTTGTTAATCATGACTTAAAAACGGTCAGCGTTGAGTTATGTTTAAAAACAGGAGAGCAAGTTTTTGTGGGGGCGGTTGGTTTTACAGGCAATCAAAACATCAAAGCCGATTTTTTAAAAAAATTAATTCAGTGGCAACAAGGAACAGCCTACAATCAAAAAACAATCGATAGTCAACGGTTAAAATTAATTGATAGTCGTTTATTTATTCTGGCACGTTTGAAATTAGCTACCAAAGCGGATGAGGATGGGTATTTTCCCGTGACCTTTGAACTCAAAGAACGATTGCCTCGCACCGTTAGCGCGGGCTTAAGACTCACGACCGATGATGAATTATTTTTAGCACGTTTTGCTTGGGAGCATCGTAATTTATGGGGGCAAGGTGAAGTTATTGATGCAGCTCTAAAGGTTTCAATGATTAAATCGTCACTGGCTGCTAGTTTTCGTAAACCTGTTTTTTATCACCCCAATAATACGTTGATTATGGATAGTGAGTTTATTAGTGAGGATACGGATGCCTTTAAAAGTTTACGGGCGGAATTTGCCGTGGCTATTGAGCATCAACTGACTAAAAAACAGCGATTTAATATCGGTCTTGCGTATCAATTTTCAAGAGTCACGGAATATAATCAAATTTCTGAAAATTTTAATTTAATTTCACTGCCGATTCATTTCAACGGGGACTTTAGTGATAATTTTTTAGAGCCTACAACAGGCGGGCGTTTATCCATTGATGAACAACCTTTTTATAATTTAGGAACTGGGGCTCGCTTTCATAAGCAAAAAATTCGTTATCGACACTATTTAAGTTTAACGAAATCGGATAACTTAATTGTAGCGGGACGTATTATTATCGGAAATATTTGGGGTGAAAATCTCGTTAATATCCCCGCTGATTTACGTTATTTTGCAGGCGGAAGTGATACGGTACGGGGTTATAGTTTTCAATCATTATCCCCTAAAGATGAACAAGGGCGATTAATAGGCGGGTTATCTTTATTCGCTTTTTCAATTGAGTTACGCCAGTGGATTACTGAAAACATAGGGATTGTCGGTTTTTTAGATGGTGGGCGAGCTTACGCCGATGCTTATCAAAATTTCGCGGATTTAAAAATGGGGGCAGGCTTAGGTTTGCGTTATAAAACACCGATTGGCGCCATTCGTTTTGATCTGGCTCGTCCGCTTAATAAACGGGATGAGGATGATGAGTTTCAACTCTATATGAGTATTGGCCATACGTTTTAA
- a CDS encoding serine protease, with the protein MQIFTSILLGILTVFFTNASYAEKKIIPVENSVIKIYTTFVTPDYLSPWQLSNPLHASGSGTVISGNRVLTNAHVVADAKYLQVQKYNDPKKYIAEVRFISHYADLAILSVKDKSFFNDLNALEIGELPELQQDVTVYGYPFGGETLSITQGVLSRVEQQFYSHSNSYLLAGQIDAAINPGNSGGPVIVNNKIVGVVMQAIAAGVAANVGYFIPPSIIQHVLTDSKDNKRDGFPELGFRTQPLENPSAKLFYGLKKDQSGVLVVKVFEGGAAEGKLKKNDVILKIDQYEIAGNGTVNFNKTLRSYYEHAIELHHIGDKVEITFVRKGKLLKTVLIAQKNEARYSLVGQQKFDHIPKYYIYGGIVFVPLTRNMLNSWGMPQVNSGPYHFLNYKPEWRSVNKEESVVALQVLAADVNFGYHNVNSWLVDKINGKSIKNFVQFCQLLKANKEKNVIFENKQGYQIVLNHQEVKKSEKYILKLYRIPSIHSLGLFPKHKKSVAAK; encoded by the coding sequence ATGCAAATTTTTACTTCTATCCTCTTGGGAATTTTAACGGTTTTTTTCACAAACGCTAGTTATGCGGAGAAAAAAATTATTCCTGTTGAAAATTCGGTGATTAAAATATATACGACGTTTGTCACGCCTGATTATTTATCGCCTTGGCAATTATCAAATCCTTTACATGCCTCGGGATCAGGGACTGTTATTTCGGGAAACAGAGTTTTAACGAACGCCCATGTGGTGGCCGATGCTAAATATCTTCAAGTTCAAAAATATAATGACCCTAAGAAATATATTGCCGAGGTGCGTTTTATTTCACATTATGCTGATTTAGCGATTTTAAGTGTTAAAGACAAAAGTTTTTTTAATGACTTAAATGCCCTTGAAATTGGTGAATTACCAGAGCTTCAACAAGATGTGACGGTTTATGGCTATCCTTTTGGAGGAGAAACCTTAAGTATTACCCAGGGTGTTTTATCGCGGGTTGAACAACAGTTTTATTCGCATTCCAATAGCTATTTATTAGCAGGACAAATTGATGCGGCCATTAATCCTGGGAACAGTGGCGGGCCTGTTATTGTAAATAATAAAATTGTTGGTGTGGTTATGCAGGCTATTGCCGCAGGGGTTGCGGCTAATGTAGGGTATTTTATTCCCCCAAGCATTATTCAACACGTTTTAACCGATAGTAAAGATAATAAACGGGATGGTTTTCCTGAATTAGGCTTTCGTACGCAACCCTTAGAAAATCCTTCGGCTAAATTATTTTATGGCCTAAAAAAAGATCAAAGCGGGGTTTTAGTGGTTAAGGTTTTTGAAGGGGGAGCCGCTGAGGGTAAACTTAAAAAAAATGATGTGATTTTAAAAATAGATCAGTATGAAATAGCAGGCAATGGCACCGTCAATTTTAATAAAACGTTGAGAAGTTATTATGAACATGCGATTGAATTACACCATATTGGTGATAAGGTGGAAATTACCTTTGTACGCAAAGGGAAATTACTTAAAACGGTCTTAATTGCTCAAAAAAATGAGGCGCGTTATAGCCTTGTAGGCCAACAAAAGTTTGATCATATTCCTAAATATTATATTTATGGGGGGATTGTTTTTGTTCCTTTAACTCGAAATATGCTAAATTCTTGGGGAATGCCTCAAGTTAATTCAGGCCCCTACCATTTTTTAAATTATAAGCCTGAGTGGCGATCGGTCAATAAGGAAGAATCGGTGGTGGCGTTGCAAGTTTTAGCCGCAGATGTCAATTTTGGCTATCATAATGTTAATAGTTGGTTGGTGGATAAGATTAATGGAAAGAGCATTAAAAACTTTGTGCAATTTTGTCAATTATTAAAAGCTAATAAAGAAAAGAATGTCATTTTTGAAAATAAGCAAGGTTATCAAATTGTACTTAATCATCAGGAGGTCAAGAAAAGTGAAAAATATATTTTAAAATTATATCGAATTCCTTCTATTCATTCCCTTGGGTTATTTCCTAAGCATAAAAAAAGTGTAGCGGCAAAATAG
- the trpD gene encoding anthranilate phosphoribosyltransferase, translating into MTIKHALNTVLNQHALTHQQMRDVMLQIMTGKASDAQIAGFLIALRCKGESITEITAAAEVMRELATPITVTGAHVIDTCGTGGDGANTFNISTTCAFVVAAAGGTVAKHGNRSVSSSSGSADVLEAAGVNLNLSAEQGAACVREVGLGFLFAPHYHGAMKHAMSVRKDLGVRTLFNILGPLSNPARSKNQLIGVFSKDWVDSLAQVLKNLGSEHVLIVNADDGLDEISIASPTSVAELNNGKIKSYQITPEMFGLPRGNLADLAVTDAYSSLARLKSVLNNESGSAKNIVLLNAGAAIYAANLTDSLQAGVNKANEVIENGEALAKLTALIEFTHRY; encoded by the coding sequence ATGACTATTAAACACGCACTTAATACCGTTCTAAATCAACACGCCCTCACCCATCAACAAATGCGTGACGTTATGCTCCAAATAATGACAGGTAAGGCGAGTGATGCTCAGATAGCTGGCTTTTTAATTGCCTTACGCTGTAAAGGGGAGAGTATTACTGAAATTACCGCCGCCGCAGAAGTTATGCGAGAACTCGCGACCCCAATTACGGTGACAGGCGCGCATGTTATTGATACCTGTGGAACGGGAGGCGATGGGGCGAATACGTTTAATATCTCAACGACCTGTGCTTTTGTGGTGGCCGCCGCAGGGGGTACGGTTGCAAAACATGGGAATCGTTCGGTATCCAGCTCATCAGGGAGTGCCGATGTATTAGAAGCGGCGGGGGTTAATCTTAATTTATCCGCTGAACAGGGGGCGGCTTGTGTTCGTGAGGTAGGGTTAGGTTTTTTATTTGCCCCTCATTATCACGGGGCAATGAAACATGCAATGAGTGTTCGTAAGGATTTGGGAGTCCGAACGCTTTTTAATATTTTAGGGCCTTTATCAAATCCTGCGAGGTCAAAAAATCAATTGATTGGGGTTTTTTCCAAAGATTGGGTTGACTCGTTAGCGCAGGTTCTTAAAAATCTAGGGAGCGAGCATGTTTTAATTGTCAATGCGGATGACGGCTTAGATGAAATTAGTATTGCAAGTCCGACCTCTGTTGCCGAACTTAATAATGGAAAAATAAAAAGCTATCAAATCACCCCTGAAATGTTTGGCTTACCGCGTGGAAATTTAGCGGATTTAGCGGTGACTGATGCCTATTCCAGTTTAGCTAGGCTCAAATCGGTGTTAAATAATGAATCAGGTTCTGCAAAAAATATTGTGCTTTTAAATGCAGGCGCGGCTATTTATGCGGCTAATTTGACCGATTCTTTACAGGCAGGGGTTAACAAAGCCAATGAGGTTATTGAAAATGGAGAGGCACTGGCTAAACTAACGGCACTTATCGAATTTACTCATCGTTATTAA
- a CDS encoding 2Fe-2S iron-sulfur cluster-binding protein codes for MRETITIDGKDIPFTEGQTIIEAATEAGVYIPHLCHHPDYKPHGSCKLCTVKVNGRNCSACTFPAATGQDILNKTDALEEDRRKITQMLFVEGNHFCPSCEKTGNCQLQGVAYHLAMQDNHFPHFFANREVDASHPDLMIDHNRCIFCNLCVRASQEKDGKNVFAISGRGINKRLIINSSSGKLKESTLDINDCAANICPTGAILKKRTGYNVPIGQRTYDHQQIDQVSLTEEADL; via the coding sequence ATGCGTGAAACCATAACCATTGATGGTAAAGATATTCCTTTCACCGAAGGTCAAACCATTATAGAAGCAGCAACGGAGGCAGGTGTTTATATTCCGCATTTATGTCATCACCCTGATTATAAACCGCATGGCAGTTGTAAATTATGTACGGTTAAAGTCAACGGTCGTAATTGCTCCGCCTGTACTTTTCCTGCCGCTACGGGCCAAGATATTTTAAATAAAACCGATGCGCTGGAAGAGGATCGGCGTAAAATCACTCAAATGCTCTTTGTTGAAGGAAATCACTTTTGTCCCTCATGTGAAAAAACAGGAAACTGTCAATTACAAGGGGTCGCCTATCATTTAGCCATGCAGGATAATCATTTCCCGCACTTTTTTGCGAACAGAGAAGTCGATGCCTCTCACCCTGATTTGATGATAGATCATAATCGGTGTATTTTTTGTAATTTATGTGTCCGCGCAAGTCAGGAAAAAGACGGTAAAAATGTCTTTGCCATTAGTGGGCGGGGCATTAATAAACGACTGATTATTAACTCCTCCTCAGGCAAATTAAAAGAAAGCACCCTTGATATTAATGATTGCGCGGCAAATATTTGCCCAACGGGGGCCATTCTAAAAAAACGGACAGGCTATAACGTGCCTATTGGACAACGCACCTATGACCATCAACAAATAGATCAGGTCTCACTTACGGAAGAGGCGGATTTATGA
- a CDS encoding NADP oxidoreductase codes for MSDKIRIATTSLAGCFGCHMSFLDIDERLVKLAEFVEFDRSPLTDIEHCSTTCDIGLIEGGVCNSENVHVLREFRKNCKLLVAVGACSINGGLPAMRNSIPLEECLNEAYINGIGVENAQIPNDPELPLLLDKVHPIHEIVKVDYYLPGCPPSANVFWKFLTDLIAGQEPSLPYELLHYD; via the coding sequence ATGAGCGATAAAATCAGAATTGCAACCACCTCATTAGCGGGCTGTTTTGGTTGTCACATGTCATTTTTAGACATTGATGAACGATTAGTAAAATTAGCTGAATTCGTTGAATTTGATCGCTCCCCCCTTACCGATATTGAACACTGCAGTACCACCTGTGATATTGGTTTAATTGAAGGTGGCGTGTGTAATTCAGAAAACGTCCATGTTCTAAGAGAATTTCGTAAAAATTGTAAACTCTTAGTCGCGGTCGGGGCCTGCTCTATTAATGGTGGATTACCTGCCATGCGCAACTCTATCCCCTTAGAAGAGTGCTTAAACGAGGCTTACATCAATGGCATCGGGGTCGAAAATGCACAAATCCCCAATGATCCCGAACTCCCGTTATTATTAGACAAAGTTCACCCCATTCATGAAATTGTTAAAGTCGATTATTATTTACCAGGTTGCCCCCCTTCTGCGAATGTTTTTTGGAAATTTTTAACCGATCTTATTGCAGGCCAAGAACCGAGTTTACCTTACGAACTACTTCATTATGATTGA
- a CDS encoding OsmC family protein — protein sequence MEATVKWVDGRMFVGETGSGHAVIMDGPANHGGRNMGIRPMEMLLLGVGGCSSFDVIEILQKGRHNVVDCVAEVTAERVDAVPSVFSKIHLHFIVTGNDLKSSVVERAVKLSAEKYCSASIMLSKSVEITHDFEVKASNESS from the coding sequence ATGGAAGCAACCGTAAAATGGGTCGATGGAAGAATGTTTGTCGGTGAAACAGGCAGTGGTCATGCCGTTATTATGGATGGGCCTGCTAATCATGGCGGGCGTAATATGGGCATTCGTCCTATGGAAATGTTATTACTCGGTGTGGGAGGATGTTCATCATTTGATGTGATCGAAATTTTACAAAAAGGTCGTCATAACGTGGTTGATTGTGTCGCTGAAGTTACCGCTGAACGCGTTGATGCCGTCCCGAGCGTGTTTAGTAAAATTCATTTACATTTCATCGTCACAGGTAATGACTTAAAATCCTCTGTCGTTGAACGAGCAGTGAAATTATCGGCTGAAAAATACTGTTCTGCCTCAATTATGTTGTCTAAAAGCGTTGAAATTACCCATGATTTCGAGGTAAAAGCCAGTAACGAAAGCTCATAA
- a CDS encoding glycosyltransferase family 2 protein, whose protein sequence is MSMISVIVTTYNWDAALEACIRSLFAQQDLKFEIIIADDGSKKPTTDLIKQLSLESPVVLKHCYHEDKGFRAGTIRNKAVALSSGDYLIFIDGDCIVFPYFIKRHRHFATHGYFVAGNRVLLNPAFTDHVLKNKLALHQQSRLKFIKWRLQGYINRLLPFIYVPFDFFRLRHPQRWQKAMACNLALWKADFMNVNGFDQLFEGWGYEDSDLVIRLIHLGVKRKEGRFALPVLHLWHFQNDRNSEDENYQRLMTRLNNPQFIWAEKGLITEAS, encoded by the coding sequence ATTAGTATGATTTCTGTGATTGTGACGACTTATAATTGGGACGCTGCACTTGAAGCCTGTATTCGTAGTTTATTTGCGCAACAGGATTTAAAGTTTGAAATTATTATTGCCGATGATGGCTCAAAAAAACCGACGACGGATTTAATTAAGCAGCTCAGTTTAGAAAGTCCTGTGGTTTTAAAGCATTGTTATCATGAGGATAAGGGATTTAGGGCGGGAACCATACGCAATAAAGCGGTTGCGTTGAGTTCAGGGGATTATTTAATTTTTATTGATGGGGATTGTATTGTTTTCCCCTACTTTATCAAACGCCATCGACATTTTGCTACCCACGGCTATTTTGTCGCAGGTAATCGTGTTTTACTTAATCCAGCCTTTACGGATCACGTTTTAAAAAATAAGTTAGCCTTACATCAACAAAGTCGATTGAAATTTATAAAATGGCGATTGCAAGGTTATATTAATCGCTTACTTCCTTTTATTTATGTCCCTTTTGACTTCTTTCGGTTACGTCATCCACAGCGTTGGCAAAAGGCAATGGCGTGTAATCTTGCGTTATGGAAAGCAGATTTTATGAACGTTAATGGCTTTGATCAACTTTTTGAAGGCTGGGGCTATGAAGATTCTGACTTAGTGATTCGTTTGATTCATTTAGGGGTTAAACGTAAAGAAGGTCGTTTTGCATTACCTGTATTACATCTTTGGCATTTTCAAAACGACCGAAATTCAGAAGATGAAAATTATCAACGCTTAATGACCCGTTTAAATAATCCTCAGTTTATCTGGGCAGAAAAAGGATTAATAACTGAGGCGAGCTAA
- a CDS encoding glycosyltransferase family 2 protein, which yields MLSVIIITKNESHSISHCLNSVRFADEIIVLDSGSDDDTIELCRQFTDQVFSTDWPGFGLQKQRALDKAVGDWVLSIDADEVVSPALQREIKQAMQAVDIDGFEIPRLSRYCGKTIKHAGWYPDYVLRLFKREKGHFTEALVHERIIVEGTLSRLTEAFKHEAFINLDEVLHKVNTYSTLGARKLYQQGKRTSLMQAIFKGVWTFVRTYLLKAAFLDGQQGFMLAISNAEGTYYKHLKLLELQHTEGY from the coding sequence ATGCTTAGTGTTATTATTATTACCAAAAATGAATCGCATTCCATCAGCCATTGTCTTAATTCGGTTCGTTTTGCAGATGAAATTATTGTCTTAGATTCAGGAAGTGATGATGATACGATCGAACTTTGTCGGCAATTTACGGATCAGGTTTTTAGTACGGACTGGCCAGGGTTTGGATTACAAAAACAACGCGCATTGGATAAAGCGGTGGGTGATTGGGTGTTATCTATTGATGCGGATGAAGTTGTGAGTCCTGCCTTGCAACGTGAAATAAAACAGGCGATGCAAGCCGTTGATATTGATGGCTTTGAAATTCCACGGTTATCCCGTTATTGTGGCAAAACAATTAAACATGCAGGCTGGTATCCTGATTATGTCTTACGATTATTTAAACGTGAAAAAGGCCATTTTACAGAAGCGTTAGTTCACGAACGTATTATTGTTGAAGGAACGCTTAGTCGTTTAACAGAAGCTTTTAAGCATGAAGCGTTTATTAATCTTGATGAAGTGTTACATAAGGTCAACACGTATTCTACATTGGGTGCGCGTAAGTTATATCAACAAGGAAAACGAACTTCATTGATGCAGGCTATTTTTAAAGGGGTATGGACGTTTGTTCGTACCTATTTATTAAAAGCGGCCTTTTTAGATGGGCAACAAGGATTCATGTTGGCGATTTCAAATGCAGAAGGAACCTATTATAAGCATTTGAAATTACTGGAATTGCAACACACGGAAGGCTATTAG